The Aquidulcibacter paucihalophilus genomic interval GCGAGGCCTATACGATGAACCACTCGCTGACGATCTATCTCATGGGCCCCGACGGCCGCCTGCGCAGCCCCCTCGGCCACGACCTCGGCCCCGCGAACGCAGCCCGGATCATCGAACAGGCCATGGCGCGGGAGAACGCATAAATCTTTTTGCAGTGCGGTGCGTTCTATGGTGCTCTGCCGCGTAACGGCGGGGGCCGCTTCAAGGATTCCATGCTCTATTCGCTTCACGAGCTCGCCTATCACTCGGCGACGCCGTTCCGGTTCGGGGCCCAGTTGGCCCGCCAGTTCTGGACCTCTCCCTTAAATCCGGCCTCGGACACCGCGATCGGCCGCACGGCCTTCGCCTCGGCCGGGCTGTTCGAGAGCGTGACGCGCCGCTACGGCAAACCCGCCTGGGGCCTCGAGACCCTCGAGATCGGCGGCAAGACCGTGCGCACGACCGAACAGGTCATCTGGTCCTCGCCCTGGTGCCGGCTGGTGCGGTTCGCGCGCCACCTCGGCGACCTGAAGCGGGCGGGCAAGCCCACGGCCGCCCCCGCGGTCCTGATCGTCGCCCCCCTGTCGGGCCACTACGCCACCCTGCTGCGCGGGACCGTCGAGGGCTTCCTGCAGGACCACGACGTCTATGTCACCGACTGGGTCAACGCCCGTCAGGTGCCGATGCTCGAGGGCCGGTTCGACTTCTTCGACTATATCGACCACGTCCGCACCATGCTGGGCCAGATCGGCCCGCGCGCCCACGTCGTCGGCGTCTGTCAGCCGGGCCCGCCGGTGCTGGCCGCCTGCGCCCTGATGGCCGCGGACAATGACCCCAACCGGCCCGCCTCCATGACCTTCATGGGTTCGCCGATTGACGCGCGTCTGTCCCCGACCGTGACCAACCAGCTGGCGGAGGAAAAGCCCTTCACCTGGTTCAAGTCGAACATGGTCCACACCGTGCCCTGGCCCTATCCGGGCTTCGGCCGGCGGGTCTATCCGGGCTTCGTCCAGCTCTACAGCTTCATGTCCATGAACGAGGAC includes:
- the phaZ gene encoding polyhydroxyalkanoate depolymerase, coding for MLYSLHELAYHSATPFRFGAQLARQFWTSPLNPASDTAIGRTAFASAGLFESVTRRYGKPAWGLETLEIGGKTVRTTEQVIWSSPWCRLVRFARHLGDLKRAGKPTAAPAVLIVAPLSGHYATLLRGTVEGFLQDHDVYVTDWVNARQVPMLEGRFDFFDYIDHVRTMLGQIGPRAHVVGVCQPGPPVLAACALMAADNDPNRPASMTFMGSPIDARLSPTVTNQLAEEKPFTWFKSNMVHTVPWPYPGFGRRVYPGFVQLYSFMSMNEDKHVDAHRDYFGHLVSGDGDAAEKHEAFYDEYLSVLDLSEEFYLQTIDIVFQQHLLARGLLEHRGRKVDLAGITDIGLMTVEGGQDDISGVGQTQAAHTLCTGLPDDRRVLYVHPDVGHYGVFNGRRFRDDIYPRVRDFIAKNEAIVAVPERPAAAA